In the genome of Coraliomargarita algicola, one region contains:
- a CDS encoding ATP-binding cassette domain-containing protein has product MLLSYRNLTVSFGGPKLLDNAGLTIDKRERICLLGRNGEGKSTLLRILNSEIEQDQGEIEAIPGLRIGKLDQEVPAALEGTVFEIVAQGLGEAAQTIAKYHHLLHEIGEHPDDESIGEQLDEVQHQLDQTDGWAIEHKVENILQRVELDGDQEFSSLSGGNKRRALLARALIKQPHILLLDEPTNHLDIPGIRWLEEFLRKADIALLFVSHDRAFIQRVANKILDLDRGQLTRWECDYNTYLSRKAELLAGEAKQQAVFDKKLAEEEVWIRKGIQARRTRNEGRVRSLKKMREERAERRNIQGKTKLDLSDAQLSGRKVITVDDINYKWGQTPLIENFSTTIWRGDKIGIVGLNGSGKTTLLNLLLKKLEPNSGSITHGTKLEVAYFDQHRDQLDDKLSVAENVHPAGEMVNINGKPRHILSYLQDFLFTPQTSRSPITKLSGGERARLLLAKLFIQPANVLVLDEPTNDLDIETVELLEERLLEYNGTLLLVSHDRSFLDNVVTSTIALEGNGLIEEYVGGCEEWLKKQESNKASAKKQKPATTTATVNEAPPATAAPIQRKLSNKEREALKKLPGKIEKLEAEHAALAELMATPEYYQDPASQLAEDAKRLEKLESDILQAYEALEALS; this is encoded by the coding sequence GTGCTCCTCTCATACCGCAATCTTACCGTTTCCTTTGGTGGCCCCAAGCTACTTGATAACGCAGGCCTCACGATCGACAAGCGCGAGCGCATCTGCTTGCTCGGGCGCAATGGCGAGGGCAAATCGACCCTGCTGCGCATCCTCAATTCGGAAATCGAGCAAGATCAGGGCGAAATCGAAGCCATCCCGGGCCTTCGCATTGGAAAGCTAGACCAGGAAGTGCCGGCCGCACTGGAGGGCACCGTTTTTGAAATTGTGGCACAAGGCCTCGGCGAGGCGGCTCAAACTATTGCGAAATATCACCATTTGCTACACGAAATTGGGGAGCACCCAGACGATGAAAGCATCGGCGAGCAACTGGATGAAGTGCAACACCAATTGGACCAAACCGATGGTTGGGCCATCGAGCACAAGGTGGAGAACATCCTGCAACGCGTCGAACTCGACGGTGATCAGGAGTTTTCTTCGCTTTCAGGCGGCAACAAGCGTCGCGCCCTACTCGCACGTGCATTGATCAAGCAACCGCACATCCTATTACTGGATGAGCCGACCAATCACCTCGATATCCCCGGCATCCGCTGGCTGGAAGAATTCCTACGCAAGGCCGACATCGCCCTGCTATTCGTCTCACACGACCGTGCTTTTATTCAACGTGTGGCCAATAAAATCTTAGACCTCGATCGCGGACAACTTACACGTTGGGAATGCGATTATAATACTTACCTGTCGCGCAAAGCGGAGCTTCTCGCTGGAGAGGCCAAACAACAAGCCGTCTTCGACAAGAAACTAGCCGAAGAAGAAGTGTGGATTCGCAAAGGTATTCAAGCCCGCCGCACTCGTAATGAGGGCCGCGTTCGATCTCTTAAAAAAATGCGCGAAGAACGTGCCGAGCGTAGAAACATCCAAGGTAAAACCAAATTGGACCTGAGTGATGCTCAATTGTCAGGGCGCAAGGTGATCACCGTCGACGACATCAATTACAAATGGGGGCAAACGCCGCTGATCGAAAATTTCTCGACCACAATCTGGCGGGGCGACAAAATCGGTATCGTCGGTCTCAACGGCTCAGGGAAAACGACTCTTCTCAACCTGTTGCTAAAGAAGCTGGAGCCCAATAGTGGCTCCATCACGCATGGCACAAAACTGGAAGTCGCATACTTCGACCAGCACCGCGATCAACTCGATGATAAGCTAAGCGTTGCTGAAAACGTCCACCCGGCGGGGGAAATGGTCAATATCAACGGTAAACCACGGCACATCCTGTCGTATCTGCAGGACTTTCTATTTACCCCCCAGACGTCACGATCGCCTATCACCAAATTATCCGGTGGTGAACGTGCTCGTCTCTTACTGGCAAAACTCTTTATTCAGCCAGCCAATGTGTTGGTGCTCGACGAGCCGACCAATGACCTCGACATCGAAACAGTCGAGTTATTGGAAGAGCGCCTGCTCGAATACAACGGCACCCTCCTGCTCGTCAGTCACGACCGTAGTTTCCTTGATAATGTGGTCACCAGTACCATTGCCCTGGAAGGCAACGGCTTGATCGAAGAATACGTCGGAGGTTGCGAGGAATGGCTCAAAAAGCAGGAAAGTAACAAAGCCTCCGCGAAAAAGCAGAAGCCCGCGACCACGACCGCGACGGTTAACGAAGCGCCTCCTGCAACAGCCGCGCCGATCCAAAGAAAACTGAGCAATAAAGAACGCGAAGCACTCAAAAAACTGCCTGGGAAAATTGAAAAGCTTGAAGCCGAGCACGCGGCCCTGGCCGAACTCATGGCCACGCCCGAATACTATCAAGATCCTGCGAGCCAACTCGCCGAAGATGCAAAGCGTCTCGAAAAGCTGGAGTCCGACATTTTGCAGGCCTACGAAGCGCTCGAAGCCTTAAGCTGA
- a CDS encoding IspD/TarI family cytidylyltransferase, giving the protein MVTAILLAAGSGHRMQGQVEDKILTRLNGKPAFYYSLQAFMQAGVVDEYLVVYRDEAQKAQLTEIIQQYGLQQLKINGVAGGRERQDSVIHALNVVSDKCEYVFIHDCARPCVTSQSIKSLHQTVVRDKAACLAHPVVDTIKRIPQANEIEKIELEDLERNRLWAMETPQAFHFISILKAYQKLCQEKLSITDDTAAAQLVGLKTTLVANAVPNPKLTTPGDIAYIEHLLASHSIPNT; this is encoded by the coding sequence ATGGTCACCGCAATACTTCTCGCCGCTGGCAGCGGCCATCGCATGCAAGGACAAGTTGAAGACAAGATCTTGACCCGTCTGAATGGCAAACCCGCCTTCTACTACAGCCTGCAGGCCTTTATGCAAGCTGGTGTGGTCGACGAGTATCTGGTGGTCTACCGGGACGAGGCGCAAAAGGCACAACTCACCGAAATCATCCAGCAATACGGGCTCCAACAGCTGAAAATTAATGGCGTTGCCGGTGGCCGTGAACGACAGGACTCAGTCATTCACGCGCTGAACGTCGTCAGCGATAAGTGCGAATATGTTTTTATTCACGATTGCGCTCGCCCTTGTGTCACCAGCCAGTCAATCAAGTCGCTGCATCAGACAGTCGTCAGAGACAAAGCCGCTTGCCTCGCCCATCCAGTCGTGGATACCATTAAACGTATTCCTCAGGCCAATGAAATTGAAAAGATCGAATTAGAGGACCTGGAGCGCAATCGACTTTGGGCGATGGAAACGCCGCAAGCCTTTCACTTTATAAGTATCCTCAAAGCCTATCAAAAGCTCTGCCAAGAAAAACTCAGTATCACCGATGACACCGCCGCCGCACAACTGGTCGGCCTAAAAACCACACTCGTGGCCAATGCCGTGCCCAACCCCAAGCTGACCACCCCCGGCGACATCGCCTACATCGAACACCTGCTCGCCTCGCACTCAATTCCCAACACCTAA
- a CDS encoding response regulator, with the protein MQIINSKCLNDVDPVVVVDDSVIDLTITKRVYARSKLKNPLVTFPSGAAFLEYMEAAQMGTSPVPAMVLMDINMPSMNGFETISELRKVSDFTEIPIIVMLTNSDSEQDLEKSLQVGANGFQTKDFDIERYTEFFNSLAAD; encoded by the coding sequence ATGCAAATAATTAACAGTAAGTGCCTAAATGATGTCGACCCTGTTGTGGTCGTCGATGACAGTGTCATTGATCTAACGATAACCAAGCGTGTATATGCTCGATCTAAGCTAAAGAACCCCTTAGTCACCTTTCCCAGTGGTGCGGCATTTCTGGAGTATATGGAGGCCGCCCAGATGGGGACCTCTCCGGTGCCAGCAATGGTTCTGATGGATATCAATATGCCGTCGATGAATGGCTTTGAGACAATCAGTGAATTACGTAAGGTATCCGATTTTACAGAGATCCCGATCATTGTCATGTTGACGAATTCCGATAGTGAGCAGGATCTGGAAAAGTCACTTCAAGTGGGGGCTAACGGTTTTCAGACTAAGGATTTCGATATAGAGCGCTACACTGAATTCTTCAATTCACTGGCAGCGGACTGA
- the pyrF gene encoding orotidine-5'-phosphate decarboxylase — MSKSAPCQLILALDLETREEALAMLDRLGDSLKWVKIGLQLFTAYGPDFVREIADRGYKVFLDLKLHDIPNTVAKAVQSIAALPVELLTLHACGGGEMLEWANRARADYAPNLNLLAVTVLTSMNEAQLRALNVNNTPEEQVLHLADITLKSGVQGLVCSSLELAPLRARFGNDPIIVTPGIRPAGSAADEQKRIMTPAAAAAAGSSYIVVGRPILKASDPAAAARSIQADLV; from the coding sequence ATGTCTAAATCAGCGCCTTGCCAACTCATTTTAGCACTCGATCTCGAAACTCGCGAGGAGGCCCTCGCCATGCTCGATCGCCTGGGGGACTCACTGAAGTGGGTCAAGATCGGTCTCCAATTGTTCACCGCCTACGGCCCCGACTTTGTACGCGAAATCGCCGATCGTGGTTATAAGGTATTTCTGGACCTTAAACTACACGACATCCCCAATACCGTCGCCAAAGCGGTGCAAAGTATTGCAGCGCTACCAGTCGAGTTACTCACACTGCACGCCTGTGGCGGCGGCGAAATGCTGGAGTGGGCCAATCGGGCACGGGCCGACTATGCTCCGAATTTGAATCTGCTGGCAGTCACCGTGCTGACCTCTATGAACGAAGCGCAACTACGTGCGTTAAATGTAAACAATACGCCGGAAGAACAAGTGCTGCACTTGGCTGATATCACTCTCAAGTCTGGTGTCCAGGGCCTCGTTTGCTCTTCGCTGGAACTCGCACCGCTGCGCGCACGCTTCGGCAATGATCCAATCATCGTGACCCCCGGCATCCGTCCGGCTGGCAGCGCTGCCGACGAGCAAAAACGTATCATGACACCGGCCGCCGCAGCAGCCGCTGGCTCGAGTTATATTGTGGTGGGTCGACCAATCCTAAAGGCAAGTGATCCCGCTGCGGCAGCTCGCTCGATACAGGCCGACTTAGTTTAG